In Bernardetia litoralis DSM 6794, the genomic window TAATTTAGGTTTTTGTATTTCAACTAATTGATTATTAGAAATCTAGATAAAATTTATTAGATTACTATAAATTGATTAACTTTCAGTTATCAAAACCAAAATTTATAAAATTACACATACAAACACATTATTTATGATTAAGATAAGAAAAGATGAAGCCTTGCGCTATCACTCAGAAGGCAAACCTGGAAAAATAGAAGTCATTCCAACAACTGCCACCAAGACGCAGCGAGATTTAGCTTTAGCCTATTCTCCAGGGGTTGCAGAGCCTTGTAAAGAAATCGCTCAAGATGTTGAAAATGTTTATAAATATACAGCAAAAGGAAATTTGGTAGCTGTTATTTCAGATGGAACAGCCGTTTTAGGACTAGGAAATTTAGGAGCTGAGGCATCAAAACCTGTCATGGAAGGAAAGGGTGTTTTATTCAAAATTTTTGCAGGAATTGATGTTTTTGATTTAGAATTAAATACAAAAAATGTAGAAGAGTTTATTGCTGTTGTCAAGGCATTAGAACCTACTTTTGGTGGAATAAATTTGGAAGATATAAAAGCTCCAGAGTGTTTTGAAATCGAACAGCGTTTGAAAGAAGAACTCAATATTCCAATTATGCATGATGACCAACATGGAACAGCAATTATCACAGGTGCAGCCCTTTTAAACTCTCTTGAGCTTGTAAATAAGGATATTAGCCAAGTCAAAATTGTGGTTTCGGGCGCAGGCGCTTCGGCTACTTCATGCATGAAAATCTTTGTAGATTTGGGAGTAAAACGTAGTAATATTGTTGTTTGTGATAGCAAAGGTGTTATTCGCACAGATAGAGAAAATTTGAGTAAAAGTAAGCTCGTTTTTGCAACTGACACAGATGCACATACTTTGGCTGATGCTTTGAAAGGTGCAGATGTTTTTATGGGACTCTCAATGGCAAATGTAATGAGTGCAGAAATGCTTTTATCAATGGCAAAAGATGCGATTGTTTTTGCGCTTGCTAATCCAGACCCAGAAATTAATTATGAACTTGCCATGAAAACTCGCCAAGATATTATTATGGCAACAGGGCGTTCGGATTACAACAATCAAGTAAATAATGTTCTTGGTTTTCCTTTTATTTTTAGAGGTGCTTTAGATGTTCGGGCAACGGAAATCAATGAACACATGAAACTTGCTGCTGTAAAAGCATTGGCACAATTGGCAAAAGAACCTGTTCCTGATATTGTAAAAATTGCTTATAATCAACAAACTATTTCGTTTAGTAAGGATTATATTATTCCAAAAGCCTTAGACCCACGCCTTTTGACAACAGTTGCGCCTGCTGTAGCTCGTGCAGCAATGGAAAGTGGAGTAGCCAAAAACCCAATTACAGATTGGGAAAAGTATGAACACGAATTGATAGAAAGAATGGGACATGACCAAAGTATTATTCGTCGTTTGATAAATATGGCAAAACAAGCTCCTCAACGTGTTGTTTTTGCAGAAGCTGATAATGCCAAAGTTTTGATGGCTGCACAGATTGTAAAAGATGATGGAATTGCAGAACCTATTTTACTTGGAGATAAACGAAAAATTGAAAGACTAATAGAAGAAAATAGTTTAGAGCTAGAAGACGTAACTATTATTGACCCAAGAAGTGAAGAATCCAATGAGTTAATAGAAAAATACGCAAATACATTTTTTGAAAAACGTAAACGCAGAGGTTATAATCATTATGAAGCTCAAAAAGCAATGCGTGAGCGTAATTATTTTGGTGCAATGATGCTTGAAGAAGGTGATGCAGATGCGCTTATTTCGGGTCTTTCTAGAAAATATTCAGATACAATTCGTCCTGCTTTGGAAGTTATTGGAACGTATAAAAATCATAAAAAAGTAGCAGGTATTTATCTGATGATTACTCGTAAAGGACCTATCTTTTTTGCTGACACCACGATGATTCCAAACCCAACAGCCGAAGATTTGGTAGGAATTGCAGCCATGACTTCAAATAAAGTAAAAGAATTTGGCTTAGAACCACGAGTAGCATTTTTGTCATATTCTAATTTTGGTTCATCAGATGATGAAGAGCCAAGAAAAGTAAGAAAAGCAGTTGAAATGATGAAAGCACAATATCCTGATATTATTGCTGATGGAGAAATTCAAGCAAATATTGCTTTTAATAAGGATATTTTGAAAGAAAATTATCCTTTTTCAGACCTTGCTAAAGGCGAGCCTAATATTTTGATTTTTCCAAATCTTGCCTCTGCAAATATTGCTTACAAACTCATTCAAGAAATTAGTGATGCTGAAGCAATTGGTCCTATTCTTACAGGAATGAAAAAATCGGTTCATATTTTACAGCTGGGAAGCTCAGTTCGTGAAATTGTCAATATGGTAACGATTGCCGTTGTAGATGCACAAATTAAACGCAAATATGCTGTGCAAGATGCAAAAGAGAAGTTTATGTAAACTATCATTTTGAGTTTTAGAGAAAATAAAAAATGCTTATTTCTAATAAATCTTAGAAATAGGTATTTTTTTTATGTATATATATTTTCAAAGACACGTTAAAAATTGAGGCTTTTTATCAAAACATTTTCCTTCAAAACTAGCTTTTAAAAGCTATGAAATTAATCTATATTTATGATGCCCTTTGTGGCTGGTGTTATGGTTTTGCACCTGCAATGCGTGATTTTTATCAAAATCACAAGAACGACTTCGAAACCATTGATGTTATTTCTGGTGGAATGATGCGTGGCGAACGTAGTGGAGCAATTGGAGAAGTTGCGCCTTACATCAAAACAGCTTTTAAAGACGTAGAAAATCGAACAGGTGTAAAATTTGGTGAGAAATTTTTGAAAGAAATTTTGGAAGAAGGAAGCACGATTTTTACTTCTATTCCTCCATCGATTGCTTTATCTATCTTCAAAAAAGAAGCCCTAGAAAATCCACAATTAGCAGGAGAAAAGAATGAAAAAATTCTTCATTTTGCCGAAGACTTACAAAGCCTTATTTATTTTGATGGTATCAAACCAAAAGATTATTCAAAATATGGCGATTTAGCAATAAAGTACGGTTTGGATAAAACGGATTTTGTAGAAAAAATGAATAATTCAGATTATGAAAAATTAGCAAATCAAGATTTTCAATTATCTCAAGATTTTGGTGTAAATGGTTTTCCTACTGTTATCATACAAAAAGGAGAGGAATTTTATTTATTTGCTAGAGGTTTTGTAGATTTGACAGAATTAGAAAGGCGTTTTGAAGCGATGAAAATTTCTGTTTAATTCAAGTATAACAGACTTCCTAGTCTGTTCAAATCAAAATTCCTATTTACCAATATACAAAACAGACTAGGAAGTCTGTTATACATAAAAAATAAAAATGATTCCAGCTTATATTGTTGCTATTGGCGACGAACTTCTCTACGGACAAACACTCAACACAAATGCTCATTCTCTTTCCAAAATGCTAACTGATGTGGGCTTTAAAGTCGTAAAACATATTTCTATTGCTGATGAAAGGCAGGTAATTTTAGATACTGTTGAAGAAATGTCAAAAGTAGCAAAGATAGTTTTGATTACAGGAGGTTTAGGTCCTACAAAAGACGATATTACCAAAAAAACTTTTGCAGAATATTTTAATGTCGGAATGCGAAGAGATGAAGAGGTTTTGAAGCATATTGAAAACCTTTTTTCAAGCAGAGGGCGAGAAATGACAGAACTAAACCAAACACAAGCAGACGTTCCAACAAACTGTAAGACCATTCCTAATGCTCTTGGTACAGCTCCTGCCATGTGGTTTGAGAAAGAGGGTTGTATTTTTATCTCAATGCCAGGTGTACCTTTCGAAACCGAAAATATAATGGAAAAAGAAGTTATTCCTCGTTTATTAGAATTTTTCAAACCTCCATTTATTGTCCATAAAAAAATTCAAACAATAAGTATTCCTGAGTCTATTTTGGCACAAAAAATTGAAGACTGGGAAAATAATTTGCCTTCAGATATTCACTTAGCATATCTTCCACATTTGGGAAAAGTAACTTTACGATTGACTTGTGAAGGCGATGATAAAGAAAAAATAGAAACAGAATTAAATGCACAAGTACAGAAAGTTCTTCCTTTAATAGAAAAGTATGTTTATGGTTTTGATGATGAAACCATAGAAGGAAAAGTAGCTGATTTATTAAAAGAAAAAAATCTTACTTTAGGAATTGCTGAAAGCTGTACAGGTGGATATACAGCTCGTACATTTACACAGCATGAAGGTGCATCCAAATTTTTTGAAGGTGGTATAATTGCCTATTCAAATGATGTGAAAATAAAAGTTTTGGGTGTAAAATTAGATACAATCGTAAAATATGGAGCAGTCAGCGAACAAACAGCCTTAGAAATGGCTGAAGGGGTTAGAAAATTACTTGGAACAAAAATTGGAATTGCGACAACAGGAGTAGCAGGAACTGGGGGAGGAACACCCGAAAAACCAGTTGGAACTGTTTGGATTGCCTACTCTGATGAAAATGAAACTGTTGCCAAAACCTATCAATTGACCAAAAATAGAAATCTAAATATTCAACTTACTACAAATGCAGTCTTGAATTTGCTTAGAAAAAAAATGATTGAAATGTAAGGAAATACCTTTTAATTCAACAAACACACAAAATAAAATAATGATTTGGAATTACGAACACATAAAAAATTCTTTTGATAAAATAAGTCAAAGCGACCCACTTACGTACTTTGCACCTTTTTTTATATTGCTTATTCTTCTTGAACTGGGAATTGATTTAGCTCAAAAAAAAGAATGGTATAATAAAAAAGATGCGTGGGCTTCAATTGTAATGGGATTTGGTTCTATATTTTTGAGCCTTTTGGCTAAGGTTTTTTATATCGGAATTTATATGTGGATTTATGATAATTTCCGTCTTTTTACGCTTGATAATGTATGGTGGGTTTGGATTTTACTTATTTTTGCTGATGATTTTTCTTTTTATTGGCATCACAGATTAAGTCATCAAATTCGTATTTTGTGGGCAGCTCATTCAAACCATCATTCGGCACAGAGTTATAATTTAGCTGTTGCACTGCGCCAAAGTTGGACAGAAATGTTCTATAAATATATCTTTTGGCTTTGGTTGCCCATTTTGGGTTTTCATCCTGTGATGATGTTTGTGATGATGTCTATTAGCCTTATTTATCAATTTTTCTTACACACAGAAGCTATTGGAAGGCTCGGGTTTTTGGAATATTTTATGAATACTCCTTCTCATCACAGAGTTCATCATGCTACTAATGTCAAGTATTTAGATAAAAATCATGCAGGAGTTTTTATTATTTGGGACAGATTTTTCGGAACATTTATAAAAGAAGATGAAGAAAAACCAATTTATGGACTTGTTCAGAATTTAGAAACTTATAATCCAATTCGAATAGCTTCTTATGAATATGAAAAAATTTGGGAAGATATTAAAAAACCAATTTCATGGAAACATAGAATAAGCTACCTAATAAAACCACCTGGTTGGAGTCATGATGGAAGCCGAAAAACGACAAAGGATTTGGTAAATGAAATGAAAAATAAGTAGTGTGATTTATTGATAAATTTTATATAATCTTTATCCTGCAATTATTAATAATCATAAAAATCATTTACCAATCCTATCCTACTGTATTCTAATTCTCATAATTCAAAATTTTGCGAGTTTCTACTTCTCTAGTTTTGACAGGAATCACAAAACGAAGCGAAAAAGCATGACGATTTAAATTATTGATTATTTTATCAAGCCCTGCTTTTGCAAAAATAAAATTATAAGAATAAGTAAGATGCAATCCATTTCCTATTTTACCAGCATTTCCACTTCCAAATAATGTTCTAGGAGAAACTCCCATCAAAATACGAAGCCCTGGATTTATTTTTTCTCCATCTGTATGGATTGTGGCAGCACCTCCTAAGGCTACCCAAGATTGTGTCCAGCCTGTGAGCGCAAGTCCATAATAGTTATTCCAAGGTGAAGTCTGAACAGAATCAATTACACCTCCTACATCATTATATCTAATTTCGTATTCTTCCTTAAATGAATTATTAAAAGGTGCAATTTCTCCAGAAAGTGAAACTGCAAAAAATGTTTTTTTCCAATTCCATTTTGCCTTAGCAATTCCAAACTCTAAAACAGGACTATGATAATACTGAATGCCTCCAACAATTCCCCAGCCTACTGTTTCTTGAAACAAAGAACGAGAATCATAAAACTGACTTACATCATTTGGTTTGCATTCTGCATAAACTTCTAAATAGGTATTTCGCTGTGTAATATCCAAAATTGCCATACTATCAAAGTTGCCAGTTGAAGAAATTCCATAGATTTCATACCTGCGAAGTACTTTTCCATTTAGTTTTTTGAGTACAAAAGTAGAATCATTCTCTGTTTGCCATGTTCCTTTTTCGGTTCTATCAAAAGCAGAAAAATTATAACTCTTATCTTCATTTAATTCTAAAAATTCTTTTTCGCAATCTCTCATACTAAAGAGAGTATCTGATTCATCAACATAAATTTCGATATAATGAGCTAATCCCCATTTTTTACCAGTGATATTTTTCATCTTATTTTCTAATTTACCTTTTAGATTATTACTTGTATCTTGAGCCGAAACTAAAGAAAATACAGAAAAGGAAATTAAGAAAATAGCAAAAAATAAAGTGAATTTGATTTTCATTCTATAAAAATTAAAAGACGACTAGAAAAAATTAAAATGTCTAAAAACAAATGTTTATCTATCAAGCAAAAATACTACTCAAATTAGTAATCTAAGCAAAAAATAATAGTAATTGATATAAAAAAATATTTGTTGTTAGACAATTTCAATATAAAAACATGAACATCAAAGTTTTTTTGTAATTTTACTCAACTATTTACCGTCCAAAAAGAAAGCAGGTAGTCAATTTGATTGATTATCTGTTTTTCTTTTCTAAACTCTGTGTTTACTGTACCCTATTAGCTTCGCAAAACTTTCGTTTGATAGGACTGAAAATACAGATAACTGTAAGTCAACGAAGCTAAAATAGTATCAAAATAATTTAATTAAATTCAAAAAAATCCGTGTTTTCATCTGTCTAATCAGTAAAATCTGTGTTTTATAAAAAATGGGGTACAGTACTCTGTGTTTAAACTGTATTTCAAAAATGACTTATCAAACCAAAGTGAATTTTTGAATTAACAACAGAAATTGCTTGTGTTTTTGATTTTCCCATTGCATAAATAAAATAAAAAACACCTGTTTTTGTGGCAAAACTAATTCCTGCACCTGCTGAAGTAGGCAAATCCAAATATATTTCATTTCTGAGAGTATGCGCCCGAATAGCAGCTTGTTCGGCAAAAGCCATCAAATAAGAATTTTCTTCAAAATAAAAACGCCATTCTGCCCCCAAAAGCCCATAACGAGAAACAAAAAAACTATTTGGGTCAAAACCACGAAGATTCTGCAAACCTCCCACTCTTAAAAGTTCATTCAAAAATAAATTTTTACTTTCTATAAATTGAATCTGTGTGCGAAGACGAAGAGAAGATAATTTACTTACCTTAATATAAAAATTTGCATCCGTATTAAATTTTAATTGAGGGCTGCTAAAATCACTTTCTGTCTGTGTATCTGAAATTAATGTTCTACTAAGCGAATCTGTAAAAGTTTTATTTCCTGTTGATATTTCTGTACTTATTTGAAACCCTTTTCTTGGAAAATAAATATCATCTAAGGTATTGTAAGAATGTGAAATTCCATAATGCCAAAAACGACTGTCTGCTGTTGGAATGTTGGCTGTATCTGTATTTTCAATAATCCCAGTTCGGGTGGTAGTCAGAAGAGATGTGAAAAAACCAATTTTGCCAAATTTTGCACTTGGATAAGCTATATTTGCACGCCTTTCAACAATACTAAAGGTAGAATCTTCTTTTATAAAATTAAAATTCCCTCCTATTTCAAGGTTTGTTTTTAAGAAATTTGGATGTTGATAATTTACATACAAAGTTTGAGAGGCTGGTCGGATTCTTTGCCACTCAAAAGCGATTGTTTTTCCTGCTCCAAATGGATTTACAAGATTTAATTTAACTTGTCCTGTCAATAACAAACCAGAACCACTTTCATTTTGAGAAGAAACTCCAGCTTCACTTTTTGGCAAAAAACCTATTACACCATCAAATTGGCTACTTTTTACTTTTTTTAATGGAAGTCTTAAATAAGCTCTATCATACCGAAATTCTACTTTTGGTTTGCCTTTTAATTTTAGATAAGGCATTGTCTTTAGAAGCTGAACTGCATTTTTTACATTATTTTCTTGATAGATTTTTCCTTTTTGAATATGTAAATAATTCATCAAAAAATCTTTTTTTATTTTGGCATTTCCATCAATAATCAAAGAATCAAATTGAATCAATGAGCCACTTTGATAAGTTAGATTTGCTGAAAAATAAAGTCTTGTTTGAGTTTCTATAATTTCTGCACTATCTAAAGTTGTTCTTGCCATTGGATAGCCATTATTTTCGGCATATTTTAGAATAGCTTGTTGCAATTTTTTTATATCTTGAGTCTTTACAGGATAATTTGAGTTCTGTTTTGAAAATTCTTTTAAAAAATCTTTTCGCTCAAAATCAGAAATGATATTTTTTTGTATCAAAATAGGAATTGAATTTGTGTTTAATTTCGTCCAAAAAACTTGTTTTCCTAAATCAATGGTAAGTTTAATTTTATTTCTTGGGTTGGGTTTATTTTGATTTAAACTATCACTATTTTTAATACCATGAAAAGGAATCAATTTTGCATTCCAATAACCTTCATTATGCAAATTTTGAAGTAAATTTGTAGTTAAAATATTTAACTCTGAAATTGATTGTATTTTTTTTGGAATATTAATAGTAGGAAGTTTTTCTTCAAAATAATTTTGATACATTAGTGTAACCTCAATTTGTGCAGTTATTTTTTCTATATTTAAAAAAAACACAAAGAAAATAAATAAAGTAAAGCTAATAGAAAACTTTAAATGAGTATTCATAGTAATTAATAAAAGCATTTATTCAAAAATAAAATATGCAAAACGAAAACAAAAACGAAAATTTACCTTATCCTTCTCAACCTAATTACGACAACTCAAGCGATATTTCAAACCCATTTTTATACAAAGAAGTTATCTATAAGAAGGAAAAACCTAAGTATTGGTTACATATCTTATTATTTGTGATTACTTTTTTGGCTACAACTTGTGCTGGTGCAGAATGGATTTTTGGAGAGAAAAGCTTTGTTACTCTTCTTTTTGATGTTGATGGTTTTGTAGGAATTGGAAGTGGTGGACTTGGTTTGGATGCCTTTGTGGCTGGTCTTTCTTATTCGATTCCATTCTTGGGAATCCTAACTGTTCACGAGTTTGGTCATTATTTTGCTGCAAAATATCACAATATTCGTGCTTCTTTGCCTTTTTATATTCCGATGTGGTTGGGTTTTCTTGGAATGCCTTCTACTATCGGAACTATGGGCGCATTTATCAAAATAAAATCTCCTTTTACTTCTCAAAAATCGCTTTTTGATGTGGGGGTTGCAGGCCCTTTGGCTGGTTTTGTGATTGCTTTGGTTGTTCTTTTTTATGGCTTTTTGAATCTTCCTGCGCCTGAATATGTAATTGAAGTAGCACATCCATCTTGGCAAAAATATGGTTTGGATTATGCAAATTTTGTCTATAAAGCCATTCCAGAAGGCGCAAATATGGAACTTGGAACAAATCTTTTATTTGAGTTTTTTAAAAATTTTGTTGCTCCAAACCCTGAACTTGTTCCTAATAATAGAGAAATTTTTCATTATCCTTTTTTACTTGCAGGTTATTTGGCTTTATTTTTTACGGCTCTAAATCTTATGCCGATTGGTCAGCTTGATGGTGGACACGTTTTGTATGCCATGTTTGGCGAAAAATGGCACAAGAAAATATCAATGGGAATGTTTACGCTTTTCTTGACGTATGCAGGTTTGGGACTTATTTCGCCTCAAGACCCAATCGAAGATATTGCACTTTATAGTCTTTTTTATCTCTTTTTCTTGTTTGTAATTTTTCTGAAAAACACCAAAAAGCCTATTACTGCTGTTGTTTTTGCCTTAGGAATTTATGCCTTTCAATTTATTGTTGTTAGTTTTTTTCCAGAAGCACATGGGTATTATGGTTGGTTGGCTTTTGGCTTTCTTTTGGGACGAGTTTTGGGGCTTTCACACCCACCAACACAGAATCAGATTACACCACTTACAAAAGGAAGAATGATTTTGGGAGTAATTACTTTTATCATTTTTATACTTTGTTTTTCTCCTCAACCTTTTGTGATTTCTTAGATTATTCAACTATTGAAAATGAAATATCTTAATTTACTTTCTATAATCTTATTTTCACTATTATTTGATAGCTGCTTTAATAGTACTATTCAAGACGAAAAAGATTTTGATTTGATAGCTGACTCACTAACTAATTTTGCTCAAAATAATCCTGATTCTATAAAA contains:
- a CDS encoding NADP-dependent malic enzyme — encoded protein: MIKIRKDEALRYHSEGKPGKIEVIPTTATKTQRDLALAYSPGVAEPCKEIAQDVENVYKYTAKGNLVAVISDGTAVLGLGNLGAEASKPVMEGKGVLFKIFAGIDVFDLELNTKNVEEFIAVVKALEPTFGGINLEDIKAPECFEIEQRLKEELNIPIMHDDQHGTAIITGAALLNSLELVNKDISQVKIVVSGAGASATSCMKIFVDLGVKRSNIVVCDSKGVIRTDRENLSKSKLVFATDTDAHTLADALKGADVFMGLSMANVMSAEMLLSMAKDAIVFALANPDPEINYELAMKTRQDIIMATGRSDYNNQVNNVLGFPFIFRGALDVRATEINEHMKLAAVKALAQLAKEPVPDIVKIAYNQQTISFSKDYIIPKALDPRLLTTVAPAVARAAMESGVAKNPITDWEKYEHELIERMGHDQSIIRRLINMAKQAPQRVVFAEADNAKVLMAAQIVKDDGIAEPILLGDKRKIERLIEENSLELEDVTIIDPRSEESNELIEKYANTFFEKRKRRGYNHYEAQKAMRERNYFGAMMLEEGDADALISGLSRKYSDTIRPALEVIGTYKNHKKVAGIYLMITRKGPIFFADTTMIPNPTAEDLVGIAAMTSNKVKEFGLEPRVAFLSYSNFGSSDDEEPRKVRKAVEMMKAQYPDIIADGEIQANIAFNKDILKENYPFSDLAKGEPNILIFPNLASANIAYKLIQEISDAEAIGPILTGMKKSVHILQLGSSVREIVNMVTIAVVDAQIKRKYAVQDAKEKFM
- a CDS encoding DsbA family protein, with protein sequence MKLIYIYDALCGWCYGFAPAMRDFYQNHKNDFETIDVISGGMMRGERSGAIGEVAPYIKTAFKDVENRTGVKFGEKFLKEILEEGSTIFTSIPPSIALSIFKKEALENPQLAGEKNEKILHFAEDLQSLIYFDGIKPKDYSKYGDLAIKYGLDKTDFVEKMNNSDYEKLANQDFQLSQDFGVNGFPTVIIQKGEEFYLFARGFVDLTELERRFEAMKISV
- a CDS encoding competence/damage-inducible protein A, with the translated sequence MIPAYIVAIGDELLYGQTLNTNAHSLSKMLTDVGFKVVKHISIADERQVILDTVEEMSKVAKIVLITGGLGPTKDDITKKTFAEYFNVGMRRDEEVLKHIENLFSSRGREMTELNQTQADVPTNCKTIPNALGTAPAMWFEKEGCIFISMPGVPFETENIMEKEVIPRLLEFFKPPFIVHKKIQTISIPESILAQKIEDWENNLPSDIHLAYLPHLGKVTLRLTCEGDDKEKIETELNAQVQKVLPLIEKYVYGFDDETIEGKVADLLKEKNLTLGIAESCTGGYTARTFTQHEGASKFFEGGIIAYSNDVKIKVLGVKLDTIVKYGAVSEQTALEMAEGVRKLLGTKIGIATTGVAGTGGGTPEKPVGTVWIAYSDENETVAKTYQLTKNRNLNIQLTTNAVLNLLRKKMIEM
- a CDS encoding sterol desaturase family protein, with product MIWNYEHIKNSFDKISQSDPLTYFAPFFILLILLELGIDLAQKKEWYNKKDAWASIVMGFGSIFLSLLAKVFYIGIYMWIYDNFRLFTLDNVWWVWILLIFADDFSFYWHHRLSHQIRILWAAHSNHHSAQSYNLAVALRQSWTEMFYKYIFWLWLPILGFHPVMMFVMMSISLIYQFFLHTEAIGRLGFLEYFMNTPSHHRVHHATNVKYLDKNHAGVFIIWDRFFGTFIKEDEEKPIYGLVQNLETYNPIRIASYEYEKIWEDIKKPISWKHRISYLIKPPGWSHDGSRKTTKDLVNEMKNK
- a CDS encoding BamA/TamA family outer membrane protein yields the protein MNTHLKFSISFTLFIFFVFFLNIEKITAQIEVTLMYQNYFEEKLPTINIPKKIQSISELNILTTNLLQNLHNEGYWNAKLIPFHGIKNSDSLNQNKPNPRNKIKLTIDLGKQVFWTKLNTNSIPILIQKNIISDFERKDFLKEFSKQNSNYPVKTQDIKKLQQAILKYAENNGYPMARTTLDSAEIIETQTRLYFSANLTYQSGSLIQFDSLIIDGNAKIKKDFLMNYLHIQKGKIYQENNVKNAVQLLKTMPYLKLKGKPKVEFRYDRAYLRLPLKKVKSSQFDGVIGFLPKSEAGVSSQNESGSGLLLTGQVKLNLVNPFGAGKTIAFEWQRIRPASQTLYVNYQHPNFLKTNLEIGGNFNFIKEDSTFSIVERRANIAYPSAKFGKIGFFTSLLTTTRTGIIENTDTANIPTADSRFWHYGISHSYNTLDDIYFPRKGFQISTEISTGNKTFTDSLSRTLISDTQTESDFSSPQLKFNTDANFYIKVSKLSSLRLRTQIQFIESKNLFLNELLRVGGLQNLRGFDPNSFFVSRYGLLGAEWRFYFEENSYLMAFAEQAAIRAHTLRNEIYLDLPTSAGAGISFATKTGVFYFIYAMGKSKTQAISVVNSKIHFGLISHF
- a CDS encoding site-2 protease family protein, which codes for MQNENKNENLPYPSQPNYDNSSDISNPFLYKEVIYKKEKPKYWLHILLFVITFLATTCAGAEWIFGEKSFVTLLFDVDGFVGIGSGGLGLDAFVAGLSYSIPFLGILTVHEFGHYFAAKYHNIRASLPFYIPMWLGFLGMPSTIGTMGAFIKIKSPFTSQKSLFDVGVAGPLAGFVIALVVLFYGFLNLPAPEYVIEVAHPSWQKYGLDYANFVYKAIPEGANMELGTNLLFEFFKNFVAPNPELVPNNREIFHYPFLLAGYLALFFTALNLMPIGQLDGGHVLYAMFGEKWHKKISMGMFTLFLTYAGLGLISPQDPIEDIALYSLFYLFFLFVIFLKNTKKPITAVVFALGIYAFQFIVVSFFPEAHGYYGWLAFGFLLGRVLGLSHPPTQNQITPLTKGRMILGVITFIIFILCFSPQPFVIS